A window of the Pseudoalteromonas sp. A25 genome harbors these coding sequences:
- the rho gene encoding transcription termination factor Rho, with protein MHLRELKDKSINELVKLAESMGLENVARLRKQDIIFAILKAHAKSGENIYGGGVLEILQDGFGFLRSSEASYLAGPDDIYVSPSQIRRFSMRTGDTISGLIRPPKDGERYFALLKVNEVNFDKPENSRTKILFENLTPIHANERFVMERGNGSTEDITARVLDLASPIGRGQRALIVAPPKAGKTMLLQNIAQSITYNNPDATLMVLLIDERPEEVTEMQRLVKGEVIASTFDEPANRHVQVAEMVIEKAKRLVEHKKDVVILLDSITRLARAYNTVIPSSGKVLTGGVDANALHKPKRFFGAARNVEEGGSLTIIATALIDTGSKMDEVIYEEFKGTGNMELHLNRKIAEKRVFPAIDFNRSGTRREELLTKADELQKMWILRKIVHEMSEIDAMEFLIDKLSMSKTNDEFFDLMRRK; from the coding sequence ATGCATTTACGCGAACTTAAAGACAAGTCAATTAATGAACTTGTAAAACTAGCCGAGTCTATGGGACTCGAAAACGTAGCCCGTCTAAGAAAACAAGACATAATTTTTGCCATTTTAAAAGCCCACGCCAAGAGTGGCGAAAACATCTACGGCGGCGGTGTTTTAGAAATTTTACAAGATGGCTTTGGCTTTCTACGCTCTTCAGAAGCTTCTTACTTAGCAGGCCCAGATGATATTTATGTATCACCGAGCCAAATCCGACGCTTTAGTATGCGCACAGGTGACACCATCAGCGGCCTTATTCGTCCGCCAAAAGATGGTGAGCGTTATTTTGCCTTATTAAAAGTCAACGAAGTTAATTTCGACAAACCTGAAAACTCTCGTACTAAAATATTATTCGAAAACCTTACCCCTATCCACGCAAATGAACGTTTTGTGATGGAAAGAGGCAATGGTAGTACCGAAGACATCACGGCTCGAGTACTCGATTTAGCATCACCAATAGGAAGAGGCCAACGCGCCCTTATTGTTGCTCCGCCTAAAGCGGGTAAAACGATGCTTTTACAAAATATCGCTCAATCAATTACCTATAACAACCCAGATGCAACGCTAATGGTATTGCTAATCGATGAGCGACCTGAAGAAGTAACCGAAATGCAACGTCTTGTAAAAGGCGAAGTCATTGCATCAACATTCGATGAACCAGCTAACCGCCACGTACAAGTTGCCGAAATGGTTATCGAAAAAGCGAAGCGCTTGGTAGAGCACAAAAAAGATGTCGTCATCTTGCTTGACTCAATTACACGTTTAGCGCGTGCTTACAACACGGTGATCCCTTCATCAGGTAAAGTATTAACCGGTGGTGTTGACGCTAACGCTTTACACAAACCAAAGCGTTTCTTTGGTGCGGCGCGTAATGTTGAAGAAGGCGGCAGCTTAACAATTATCGCTACAGCGCTTATCGATACAGGCTCTAAAATGGATGAAGTTATCTACGAAGAGTTTAAAGGCACAGGTAACATGGAGTTACACCTTAATCGTAAGATTGCGGAGAAGCGCGTATTCCCTGCTATTGACTTTAATCGTTCAGGTACCCGTCGCGAAGAACTCTTGACGAAAGCGGATGAGCTACAAAAGATGTGGATCTTACGCAAGATTGTTCATGAAATGTCAGAAATCGACGCAATGGAGTTCCTTATTGATAAGCTATCAATGAGCAAAACTAACGACGAGTTTTTTGATTTGATGCGTCGCAAATAA
- the trxA gene encoding thioredoxin TrxA yields MSDKIIQLTDDSFEADVLKSDKPVLVDFWAEWCGPCKMIAPILNEVAEEYADKVTIGKLNIDQNAGTPPKFGIRGIPTLLLFKDGAVVATKVGALSKTQLIEFLDSNA; encoded by the coding sequence ATGAGCGACAAAATAATTCAACTTACCGATGATAGCTTTGAAGCAGATGTACTTAAATCAGATAAGCCCGTGCTAGTAGATTTTTGGGCTGAATGGTGTGGTCCTTGTAAAATGATTGCTCCGATTCTGAACGAAGTAGCTGAAGAATACGCTGATAAAGTGACTATAGGTAAATTAAACATTGACCAAAATGCTGGTACACCACCTAAATTTGGTATTCGCGGTATTCCTACCCTTTTGCTATTTAAAGACGGTGCAGTTGTAGCAACTAAAGTAGGCGCATTGTCAAAAACTCAGTTAATCGAGTTTTTAGATAGCAACGCTTAA